In Pseudoalteromonas carrageenovora IAM 12662, the following proteins share a genomic window:
- a CDS encoding M14 family metallopeptidase: MFASLLVLSASLAYDAHLPPLIQWQGKRSSELLQKEGPLTTDFELSAGEISPNYEDTMAFVDRLVAANPTQFKSQTIGYSNSKRAIKMLVASEQGFFEAGQMANSTKPTIFIQAGIHAGEIDGKDAMFMLLRDIATGKRRDILKKVNILFIPILNVDGHERSSAFNRINQRGPAKMGFRTNANNLNLNRDFTKLDTPEVKSVLKVINAYNPNLYVDVHVTDGADYQYDVTYGYNPVFASESPAVSDTLNHYFKPLIDERLAEQGHTPGQLVFVMDKRDFKKGLAGWVATPRFSNGWGDLKSLPTILVENHSLKPYKQRVLGTYVFLDGAINALSQHSHVLANAVKKEQEFVPKQLIVKRGYSKQADTISEFKGIEYSSSMNALSGQNEVKYIGKPHTYSDLPIYWQKEVISTVEVPKAFFIPPVYSNIIEKLKLHGVSVNKLEGANTQPLKKAKVIDYAFDKAPFEGRFRVSASFDYLPAINVDLDGWYQVNTQQKAGELAVHLLHPEAPDSFFAWGEFNTIFQRTEYMENYALIPFARQMLKDNPKLALKFDEKLKDKSFSEDADARLNWLYEQSPFYDQAYLKYPILMSFEEPVVIPDQKSKEI; encoded by the coding sequence ATGTTTGCAAGTCTTTTGGTTTTGTCTGCGAGTCTGGCATATGACGCACATTTACCACCCCTAATACAGTGGCAAGGTAAAAGAAGCAGTGAGTTACTACAAAAAGAAGGTCCGTTAACAACAGACTTTGAATTATCTGCAGGTGAAATTTCACCAAACTACGAAGACACTATGGCATTTGTAGATAGGCTAGTTGCAGCAAACCCTACTCAATTTAAATCTCAAACCATAGGTTACAGCAATAGCAAACGTGCGATAAAGATGTTGGTTGCGAGCGAGCAAGGTTTTTTTGAAGCTGGGCAAATGGCTAATAGCACTAAACCGACTATTTTTATTCAAGCTGGTATTCATGCCGGTGAGATAGATGGCAAAGATGCTATGTTTATGTTGCTGCGTGATATTGCAACAGGAAAACGCCGCGATATTTTAAAAAAGGTAAATATATTATTTATTCCTATTTTAAATGTCGATGGGCACGAGCGTAGCAGTGCCTTTAATCGCATAAATCAGCGCGGCCCTGCAAAGATGGGTTTTCGTACGAACGCTAATAACCTCAATTTAAATCGTGATTTTACTAAACTAGATACCCCCGAAGTCAAAAGCGTTTTAAAGGTTATTAATGCCTATAACCCAAATTTATATGTTGATGTTCATGTAACTGATGGCGCAGATTACCAGTACGATGTGACCTATGGGTATAACCCTGTATTTGCGAGTGAGTCTCCGGCAGTATCAGATACATTAAATCATTACTTTAAGCCGTTAATAGATGAAAGGCTTGCTGAGCAGGGGCATACCCCTGGGCAACTTGTATTTGTTATGGATAAACGCGATTTTAAAAAAGGGCTAGCGGGCTGGGTAGCGACGCCTCGCTTTTCAAATGGATGGGGAGATTTAAAATCATTACCTACAATTTTAGTTGAAAACCATTCTCTAAAGCCTTACAAACAACGCGTTTTAGGAACTTATGTATTTTTAGATGGTGCGATTAATGCATTATCACAACATAGCCATGTACTAGCTAATGCGGTAAAAAAAGAACAAGAATTTGTACCTAAGCAGTTAATAGTTAAACGTGGTTATTCAAAACAAGCTGATACAATTAGTGAATTTAAAGGTATTGAGTATTCCTCAAGTATGAATGCGCTTTCAGGGCAAAACGAGGTTAAGTATATTGGCAAACCTCATACATATTCAGACTTACCTATATATTGGCAAAAAGAAGTAATTAGCACAGTAGAAGTACCAAAGGCGTTTTTCATTCCACCAGTTTATAGCAATATTATTGAAAAGCTAAAGTTACATGGAGTATCAGTTAATAAGCTAGAAGGGGCTAATACCCAGCCTTTAAAAAAGGCCAAAGTTATTGATTATGCATTTGATAAAGCTCCATTTGAAGGGCGCTTTAGGGTGTCGGCAAGCTTTGATTACCTCCCCGCAATAAATGTTGATTTAGATGGATGGTATCAAGTCAATACTCAGCAAAAGGCCGGTGAGTTGGCGGTACATTTATTACACCCTGAAGCACCAGATTCATTTTTTGCGTGGGGTGAGTTTAATACTATTTTTCAGCGTACAGAATACATGGAAAATTATGCACTTATTCCGTTTGCACGCCAAATGCTTAAAGATAATCCTAAGCTTGCACTTAAGTTTGACGAAAAATTAAAAGATAAATCATTTTCTGAGGATGCTGATGCACGCTTAAATTGGCTATATGAACAAAGCCCGTTTTACGACCAAGCATATTTAAAATACCCAATACTAATGTCGTTTGAAGAGCCTGTTGTTATTCCAGATCAAAAGAGTAAAGAGATATAA
- the infC gene encoding translation initiation factor IF-3: protein MEERTIRGGKKGQQTAQKNRINEEITAQEVRLIDIDGEQAGIQSLKDAQAMADAAGVDLVEISPNAEPPVCKVMDYGKFIFEKSKELKEQKKKQKQIQIKEIKFRPGTDEGDYQVKLRNLRKFLEAGDKAKITIRFRGREMAHQEIGIELLNRIKTDLEELAVVESFPNRVEGRQMVMMMAPVAKK from the coding sequence TTGGAGGAACGTACTATTAGAGGCGGCAAGAAAGGGCAACAAACAGCTCAAAAAAATCGTATTAACGAAGAAATTACAGCTCAAGAAGTTCGTTTAATCGACATCGACGGCGAACAAGCTGGAATTCAGTCATTAAAAGACGCACAAGCTATGGCTGATGCAGCGGGTGTTGATCTCGTAGAGATTAGCCCAAATGCTGAGCCGCCTGTTTGTAAGGTTATGGACTACGGTAAGTTCATCTTTGAAAAAAGCAAAGAACTAAAAGAGCAGAAGAAGAAGCAAAAGCAAATCCAGATTAAAGAAATCAAATTCCGTCCTGGCACGGATGAAGGTGACTATCAGGTTAAGCTTCGCAACTTACGTAAGTTCTTAGAAGCTGGCGATAAAGCTAAAATTACGATCCGCTTCCGTGGTCGCGAAATGGCTCACCAAGAAATTGGTATAGAATTATTAAACCGTATCAAAACCGATTTAGAAGAGTTAGCAGTAGTTGAGTCTTTCCCAAATCGTGTTGAAGGCCGCCAAATGGTTATGATGATGGCGCCTGTTGCTAAAAAATAA
- a CDS encoding Lrp/AsnC family transcriptional regulator yields the protein MSLNHVDRQILALLQQDASLSTAEIADKVGLSQSPCWRRIAKLEQDGYIKSKVALLDEKKLGFDMLVYAHVRLSNHGKKNLAEFEKLIMSYDEVTECYTMAGTMDFMLRIISQGIEGYEHFVRDNLLSLEYVQEVHSNVTMTCVKRSTSLPL from the coding sequence ATGTCTCTAAATCACGTAGATCGCCAAATATTGGCACTTTTACAACAAGATGCTAGTTTATCAACCGCAGAAATTGCCGATAAAGTAGGTTTGTCTCAGTCTCCATGCTGGCGCCGAATTGCTAAGCTTGAGCAAGATGGTTATATAAAAAGCAAAGTTGCTCTTCTTGATGAGAAAAAGCTCGGCTTTGATATGCTAGTATATGCACATGTTCGCTTATCTAATCATGGTAAAAAGAACCTTGCTGAGTTTGAAAAACTAATTATGAGTTACGATGAAGTAACCGAATGCTACACAATGGCCGGTACTATGGATTTTATGTTACGCATAATTTCTCAAGGCATTGAGGGTTACGAGCATTTTGTACGCGATAACCTATTAAGTTTAGAATACGTACAAGAAGTTCATTCAAACGTAACAATGACGTGTGTAAAACGCAGTACTTCTCTTCCTTTATAA
- the thrS gene encoding threonine--tRNA ligase — MPVITLPDGSQRSFENPVSTLDVANDIGPGLAKATIAGRVNGDRVDACDLISEDSRLEIITAKDDDGLEIIRHSCAHLIGHAVKQLFPEAKMAIGPTIDNGFYYDIDMEHSLSQDDLDAIEKRMLQLAKTNYDVVKKTVSWQEARDTFEARGEIYKIEILDENIAKDDRPGLYHHEEYVDMCRGPHVPNMKFCQNFKIMKVAGAYWRGDSENKMLQRIYGTAWGDKKQLKAYLKRLEEAEKRDHRRIGKALDLWHWQEEAPGMVFWHNDGWSIYRELEEFVREKLREYSYEEVKGPMMMDRSLWEKSGHWEKYSDAMFTTESEKREYAIKPMNCPGHVQIFNQGLKSYRDLPLRMAEFGCCHRNEPSGALHGLMRVRGFTQDDAHVFCTEEQVMDEVSACIKMVYDTYETFGFEKIVVKLSTRPEQRIGDDEVWDKAELALADALKANDIEFDYLPGEGAFYGPKIEFTLYDCLDRAWQCGTVQLDFALPGRLGATYVAENNERRTPVMIHRAILGSIERFIGILTEEYAGLFPTWLAPKQVVIMNITDKQAPYVQEIVQKLNKLGIRAAADLRNEKIGFKIREHTLKRIPYLLVVGDKEVEQQEVAVRTRTGEDLGKFNVDDFVAKISEEIKSRQ, encoded by the coding sequence ATGCCAGTTATTACTCTCCCTGACGGCAGTCAGCGTAGTTTCGAAAACCCTGTAAGTACTCTTGATGTAGCAAACGATATTGGCCCTGGTCTTGCTAAGGCAACCATTGCAGGTCGTGTTAATGGCGATCGTGTTGATGCGTGTGATCTTATTAGTGAAGATTCTCGTCTTGAAATCATCACCGCTAAAGATGACGACGGCTTAGAAATTATTCGTCACTCTTGTGCTCACTTGATTGGACATGCAGTTAAGCAACTTTTCCCTGAAGCTAAAATGGCTATTGGTCCGACTATTGATAACGGTTTTTACTACGATATCGATATGGAACATTCTTTGTCACAAGATGACTTAGACGCCATTGAAAAGCGTATGCTGCAACTTGCAAAAACAAACTACGACGTAGTGAAAAAAACAGTAAGCTGGCAAGAAGCACGCGATACGTTTGAAGCGCGTGGCGAAATATACAAAATTGAAATTTTGGACGAGAACATTGCAAAAGATGACCGTCCAGGATTATATCATCACGAAGAATATGTAGACATGTGTCGTGGTCCTCACGTACCAAACATGAAATTCTGCCAAAACTTTAAAATAATGAAGGTAGCAGGTGCATACTGGCGTGGTGATTCTGAAAACAAAATGCTACAACGTATTTATGGCACAGCGTGGGGCGATAAAAAACAACTTAAAGCGTACTTAAAGCGTTTAGAAGAAGCTGAAAAACGCGATCACCGTCGTATTGGTAAAGCACTTGATTTGTGGCATTGGCAAGAAGAAGCGCCAGGCATGGTATTTTGGCACAACGATGGTTGGAGCATTTACCGTGAGCTTGAAGAGTTTGTTCGTGAAAAACTACGTGAATACAGCTACGAAGAAGTAAAAGGTCCAATGATGATGGACCGTTCATTATGGGAAAAATCAGGTCACTGGGAAAAATATTCAGACGCAATGTTTACCACTGAGTCTGAAAAGCGCGAATATGCTATTAAACCAATGAACTGCCCAGGCCACGTACAAATTTTTAACCAAGGTTTAAAATCGTACCGTGACTTACCGCTTCGTATGGCTGAATTTGGCTGTTGTCACCGTAATGAACCATCAGGTGCATTACATGGCTTAATGCGTGTACGTGGCTTTACACAAGATGACGCTCACGTTTTCTGTACTGAAGAACAAGTAATGGACGAAGTGTCAGCGTGTATTAAGATGGTTTATGATACATATGAGACGTTCGGTTTTGAAAAAATTGTAGTTAAGCTTTCAACTCGCCCTGAACAACGCATTGGCGACGATGAAGTGTGGGATAAAGCTGAGCTAGCATTAGCTGATGCACTTAAAGCAAACGACATTGAATTTGATTACCTTCCGGGTGAAGGGGCGTTTTATGGTCCTAAAATTGAATTTACTTTGTACGATTGTTTAGACAGAGCGTGGCAGTGTGGTACAGTGCAACTAGATTTTGCATTACCAGGTCGTTTAGGTGCAACTTATGTAGCTGAAAACAACGAACGACGCACTCCAGTTATGATACACCGTGCTATATTAGGCTCTATTGAGCGCTTTATTGGTATTTTAACTGAAGAGTATGCTGGTTTATTCCCAACGTGGCTTGCACCAAAGCAAGTTGTGATTATGAATATCACCGATAAACAAGCACCTTATGTGCAGGAAATTGTACAAAAATTAAATAAACTTGGAATTAGAGCCGCAGCTGACTTGAGAAATGAGAAGATTGGCTTTAAAATCCGAGAACATACACTTAAGCGTATTCCTTACTTACTTGTTGTTGGCGATAAAGAAGTTGAACAACAAGAAGTAGCAGTACGTACTCGCACAGGTGAAGACCTAGGCAAATTTAATGTTGATGATTTTGTAGCTAAAATTAGCGAAGAAATTAAAAGTCGACAGTAA
- the rplT gene encoding 50S ribosomal protein L20 produces the protein MARVKRGVVARARHKKVLKQAKGYYGARSRVYRVAFQAVTKAGQYAYRDRRAKKRTFRQLWIARINAASRQNGLSYSRFINGLKKTSVEIDRKILADIAVYDQVAFAALVEKAKEGLAAA, from the coding sequence ATGGCAAGAGTTAAACGCGGCGTTGTCGCACGTGCACGTCACAAAAAAGTTTTAAAACAAGCGAAAGGTTACTACGGAGCACGTTCACGTGTTTATCGCGTAGCTTTCCAGGCTGTTACTAAAGCGGGTCAATACGCTTACCGTGACCGCCGTGCGAAGAAACGTACTTTCCGTCAATTATGGATTGCACGTATCAATGCAGCTTCACGTCAAAATGGTCTGTCTTACAGCCGTTTTATCAATGGTCTTAAAAAGACGTCTGTAGAAATCGATCGTAAGATCCTTGCAGATATCGCTGTTTACGACCAAGTTGCATTTGCAGCGCTTGTAGAAAAAGCAAAAGAAGGCCTAGCGGCAGCTTAA
- a CDS encoding MBL fold metallo-hydrolase, whose translation MQVITIPVTPFAQNSRIVICNETNQAVVIDPGGDTDKIITALNDRQLDLKAIWLTHGHSDHVGGADILRKHFNIQIIGPQKDEVFWFENLPMQAQMFGFTPIAPFYPDIWLNHDDVVSVGKLSFVVKHCPGHTPGHIVFYQPQYETVIVGDVIFKGSIGRTDFPKGDSQQLIESIRAHILTLPDNTKILSGHGSDTTVSFEKQTNPFVSGKFG comes from the coding sequence ATGCAAGTTATTACTATACCGGTTACCCCTTTTGCTCAAAACAGCCGAATTGTTATATGTAATGAAACTAACCAAGCTGTGGTGATAGACCCAGGTGGTGATACAGATAAGATAATTACTGCGCTGAATGACAGGCAATTAGATTTAAAAGCTATTTGGCTAACTCATGGTCACTCAGATCATGTTGGTGGTGCCGATATATTGCGCAAGCACTTTAACATACAAATAATTGGCCCTCAGAAAGATGAAGTTTTTTGGTTCGAAAACTTACCAATGCAAGCCCAAATGTTTGGCTTTACACCTATAGCTCCATTTTACCCTGATATTTGGTTAAATCATGACGATGTTGTAAGCGTAGGTAAGCTTAGCTTTGTTGTTAAACATTGCCCAGGCCACACGCCAGGGCATATTGTTTTTTACCAACCGCAATACGAAACCGTGATTGTCGGAGATGTCATTTTTAAGGGCTCAATAGGGCGCACAGACTTTCCTAAAGGAGACAGTCAGCAGCTTATAGAGTCTATACGAGCGCATATTCTTACCTTGCCAGATAACACAAAAATTCTTTCTGGACATGGAAGCGACACCACCGTGAGTTTTGAAAAACAAACAAATCCATTTGTAAGCGGTAAATTTGGCTAA
- the rpmI gene encoding 50S ribosomal protein L35, with protein MAYKLKSHSGAAKRFKKTASGGFKRKQAHLRHILTKKTSKRKLHLRPKMMVHKNDHGLVSRMLPFA; from the coding sequence ATGGCTTACAAGCTAAAAAGTCACAGTGGCGCTGCTAAGCGTTTCAAAAAGACTGCTTCTGGCGGTTTCAAGCGTAAACAAGCGCATCTTCGTCATATTCTGACTAAGAAAACTTCTAAGCGTAAGTTACACCTACGTCCTAAGATGATGGTTCATAAAAATGACCATGGTCTAGTTTCACGTATGTTACCATTCGCTTAA